A portion of the Tiliqua scincoides isolate rTilSci1 chromosome 3, rTilSci1.hap2, whole genome shotgun sequence genome contains these proteins:
- the TPP1 gene encoding tripeptidyl-peptidase 1 encodes MGRLGLRCLAAWTCLGFCLAAARWAPEPDQPFRFPDGWRRAGRVAASEVLSLTLALRQQNVARLAELLREVSTPGSARYGRFLSLAEVQSLVRPSALTLDTVHKWLEAYGIRDCRGVSTLDFLQCLVPAGKAEQLLPGAQFHRYVNGERSVVRSPFPYTLHEELAGHVDFVGGLHRFPAERKVISRAWATEKSLPQRSELLTFHLGVTPAVIRKRYNLTDRDVGATPNNSQACAQFLEQYFHQADLAEFMNLFGGGFAHRSSVDQVMGHQGRGKAGVEASLDVEYLMSTGANISTWVFSNAGRHESQEPFLDWLLLLSNLSALPWVHSVSYGDDEDSLSRAYMERVNVEFMKAGARGISILFASGDSGAGCRKATGGEHVFRPSFPASSPYVTTVGGTSFRHPFLVSAEVTDYISGGGFSNVFPMPSYQVSAVRRFLSTASKLPPSSYYNHSGRAYPDLAALSDNYWVVINRIPVPWVSGTSASTPVLGGIVALINDRRLQQGLAPLGFLNPALYQLQAQGSSPALYDVTEGCQLSCLDATVQGQGFCAAPSWDPVTGWGTPNFPELLRALLVQ; translated from the exons ATGGGACGCCTGGGACTGCG GTGCCTGGCGGCCTGGACCTGCCTCGGCTTCTGCCTGGCCGCCGCGCGGTGGGCCCCGGAGCCGGACCAGCCTTTCCG GTTCCCCGACGGCTGGAGGCGCGCGGGCCGCGTGGCCGCCTCCGAGGTGCTGAGCCTGACGCTCGCGCTCCGGCAGCAGAACGTGGCGCGCCTGGCCGAGCTGCTGCGGGAGGTCTCGACGCCGGGCTCGGCGCGCTACG GGCGGTTCCTGTCGCTGGCAGAGGTGCAGTCCCTGGTCAGGCCTTCTGCTCTCACACTGGACACTGTGCACAAGTGGCTGGAAGCCTACGGCATCCGAGACTGCAGGGGGGTGAGCACCCTGGACTTCCTGCAGTGTCTCGTGCCAGCAGG CAAGGCAGAGCAGCTACTCCCGGGCGCCCAGTTCCATCGCTACGTGAACGGCGAGCGCAGTGTTGTGAGGTCCCCTTTCCCCTACACTTTGCACGAGGAGCTGGCAGGACACGTGGATTTCG TGGGTGGCCTTCACCGGTTCCCAGCTGAACGGAAGGTGATCAGTCGGGCCTGGGCCACGGAGAAGTCACTGCCGCAGCGCTCTGAGCTGCTCACCTTTCACTTGGGTGTGACACCGGCCGTGATCCGCAAGCGATACAACCTGACAGACAGGGATGTGGGCGCCACTCCCAACAACAGTCAGGCCTGTGCCCAG tTCCTGGAGCAGTACTTCCACCAGGCAGACTTGGCTGAATTCATGAACCTCTTTGGAGGAGGCTTCGCACACCGCTCCAGTGTGGACCAAGTCATGGGGCATCAAGGCCGAGGCAAGGCTGGTGTGGAGGCCAGTCTGGATGTGGAGTACCTCATGAGCACAGGGGCCAACATCTCCACTTGGGTCTTCAGCAACGCAG GGAGGCACGAAAGCCAGGAGCCCTTCCTGGACTGGCTACTGCTGCTCAGCAACCTGTCGGCATTGCCGTGGGTCCACTCAGTGAGCTACGGCGATGATGAGGACAGCCTTTCGCGGGCCTACATGGAGCGGGTGAATGTTGAGTTCATGAAGGCAGGTGCTCGGGGGATCAGCATCTTGTTTGCCTCAG GTGACTCTGGAGCCGGTTGCAGGAAGGCCACAGGGGGGGAGCATGTCTTCCGACCCAGCTTCCCAGCCTCCAG CCCGTATGTGACCACCGTGGGTGGAACGTCCTTCCGGCATCCCTTCCTGGTGAGCGCCGAGGTTACAGACTATATCAGTGGTGGAGGTTTCAGCAATGTCTTCCCCATGCCCAGTTACCAA GTGAGTGCAGTGAGGAGGTTCCTGAGCACGGCGTCCAAGCTGCCTCCTTCGTCCTACTACAACCACAGTGGCAGAGCCTACCCCGACTTGGCTGCGCTGTCTGACAACTACTGGGTGGTGATCAACCGCATCCCCGTGCCTTGGGTGTCTGGCACTTCG GCCTCTACTCCTGTGTTGGGTGGCATCGTGGCTCTGATCAACGACAGGCGCCTTCAGCAAGGACTCGCACCGTTAGGGTTCCTGAACCCTGCTCTCTACCAGctccaggcacaaggcagcaGCCCTGCCCTCTACGAC GTGACCGAAGGATGCCAGCTCTCGTGCCTGGACGCCACTGTGCAGGGCCAGGGCTTCTGTGCTGCTCCTTCCTGGGATCCGGTCACAGGGTGGGGGACACCCAACTTCCCAGAGCTGCTGCGTGCCCTGCTGGTCCAGTAA